Proteins encoded within one genomic window of Humulus lupulus chromosome 1, drHumLupu1.1, whole genome shotgun sequence:
- the LOC133803462 gene encoding eukaryotic translation initiation factor 5B-like translates to MTTTMTPTTEGGEFDDDVAGVLRTWGLSKSPVPFFPSVKVKTQQVLNPLSHGRQTLWVEKHLQAPIVKAKKQQSKDVQNEFNMRLTQIVTQFKEQGLNNELYYKNKEMGETNNIVPTSAITEGIPDMLLLLVQWTQKTMVEKLTFSNEVQCIVLEVKVIEGHGTTIDVLLVNGVLHEGDQIVIYGMKGPIVASIRELLTPHPMKELRVKGTYLHHKEIKAAQGIKITAHVIILANPPCFLSPKLFGIELVTDEVHI, encoded by the exons ATGACGACGACAATGACGCCTACTACAGAGGGAGGTGAATTCGACGACGACGTTGCTGGGGTTCTCCGCACCTGGGGTCTGTCAAAGTCGCCCGTTCCGTTCTTCCCTTCCGTCAAAGTCAAGACCCAACAAGTATTGAATCCTCTCTCTCACG GTAGACAGACTCTATGGGTGGAAAAGCACCTACAAGCACCAATTGTAAAGGCAAAGAAGCAACAATCTAAGGATGTCCAAAATGAGTTCAACATGAGGCTCACTCAG ATTGTTACCCAGTTCAAGGAACAAGGCTTAAATAATGAGCTCTACtacaaaaataaagaaatggGAGAGACAAACAACATTGTACCTACAAGTGCCATTAC TGAAGGCATTCCAGATATGTTGTTACTATTGGTTCAATGGACTCAGAAAACTATGGTTGAAAAGCTTACTTTCAGCAATGAAGTGCAG TGTATTGTATTAGAGGTTAAGGTCATTGAAGGTCATGGGACAACTATTGACGTTTTACTAGTCAACGGAGTACTTCATGAAGGAGATCAAATTGTTATTTATGGCATGAAA GGACCAATTGTTGCTAGCATTCGAGAATTGTTAACACCCCATCCCATGAAAGAGCTCCGTGTCAAG GGAACCTATCTACATCACAAGGAAATCAAGGCTGCACAGGGTATAAAGATCACAGCACATGTGATTATTCTTGCTAATCCTCCATGCTTTTTAAGCCCTAAGCTCTTTGGAATTGAACTGGTTACTGATGAGGTCCACATCTGA